From the genome of Flavobacterium ovatum, one region includes:
- a CDS encoding SHOCT domain-containing protein, producing the protein MNAIFTDASFQNMMNVANRYGISANAVTDLTQALMKSNGTMAQFYIPELGGGGQWMQGGMTMVGDMFNNQLKNTVNGLCIELSNLINQGAIQYVPLPRLESQNGSQCGFSSNWWGDLGIPNSTGSQNNTNYAVFSNIGRLAIQENGKVTVFDTLDNHIGGVGQQQGGNYSVTFTSQYGTVNLSSLPIISGGEDRPQPQQVNNNNNNNNNNNEVQNQALIVEEPAPVFTNNKSDFEEDIFVKIEKLAALKDKNILSIEEFENKKVDLLSRL; encoded by the coding sequence ATGAATGCAATATTCACAGATGCTAGTTTTCAGAATATGATGAATGTAGCAAATCGTTATGGAATTAGTGCTAATGCTGTTACTGACTTAACGCAAGCACTTATGAAAAGTAATGGAACAATGGCACAATTTTACATTCCCGAATTAGGTGGAGGAGGTCAATGGATGCAAGGCGGAATGACAATGGTTGGTGATATGTTCAATAATCAACTTAAAAATACTGTAAACGGACTATGTATTGAATTATCAAATTTGATCAATCAAGGAGCAATACAATATGTTCCTTTACCTAGACTAGAAAGCCAAAACGGTTCTCAATGTGGTTTTAGTAGTAACTGGTGGGGAGATTTAGGTATTCCTAATTCTACAGGAAGTCAAAATAATACAAACTATGCTGTTTTTTCGAATATTGGTCGTTTAGCGATCCAAGAAAACGGAAAAGTAACTGTCTTTGATACACTTGACAACCATATTGGTGGCGTAGGTCAACAGCAAGGTGGTAATTACTCTGTAACATTTACAAGCCAGTATGGTACGGTAAATTTAAGTTCATTACCTATTATTTCAGGTGGAGAGGATAGACCGCAACCACAGCAAGTAAATAATAATAATAATAATAATAATAATAATAATGAGGTTCAAAATCAAGCACTAATTGTTGAAGAACCAGCTCCAGTATTTACTAATAATAAAAGTGATTTTGAAGAAGACATTTTTGTCAAAATAGAAAAATTGGCGGCATTAAAAGATAAAAATATTCTTTCGATAGAAGAGTTTGAAAACAAGAAAGTGGATTTATTAAGCCGATTGTAA
- a CDS encoding M42 family metallopeptidase: MSTESILKPASLAFLEKYLNNASPTGYEAEGQKIWMDYLKPYVDTFITDTYGTAVGIINPDAPYKVVIEGHSDEIAWYVNYITDDGLIYVIRNGGSDHQIAPSKRVNIHTKKGIVKGVFGWPAIHTRNRAKEEPAKTDNIFIDCGCETKEEVEKLGIHVGCVITYPDEFMILNDNKFVCRAIDNRMGGFMIAEVARLLHENKIKLPFGLYITNSVQEEVGLRGAEMITQTIKPNVAIVTDVCHDSTTPMIEKKIEGETKIGKGPVVTYAPAVQNNLRELILDTAEEKKIPFQRLASSRVTGTDTDAFAYSNGGVASALISLPLRYMHTTVEMVHRDDVENVIKLIYETLLKLENNETFSYFK, encoded by the coding sequence ATGAGCACAGAATCTATATTAAAACCCGCGTCATTAGCTTTTTTGGAAAAATACTTAAACAATGCTTCCCCGACTGGATATGAAGCTGAAGGACAAAAAATCTGGATGGATTATTTGAAACCTTATGTTGACACCTTTATTACTGATACATACGGAACAGCAGTAGGGATTATTAACCCAGACGCCCCTTATAAGGTAGTTATTGAAGGACATTCTGATGAAATTGCTTGGTATGTAAATTATATTACTGATGACGGACTGATTTATGTTATTCGTAATGGTGGTTCTGACCACCAAATTGCGCCTTCGAAAAGAGTAAACATTCACACTAAAAAGGGAATAGTAAAAGGTGTTTTTGGATGGCCTGCTATCCATACACGTAACCGTGCAAAAGAAGAACCAGCTAAAACTGATAATATCTTTATAGATTGTGGTTGTGAAACTAAAGAAGAAGTTGAAAAACTTGGTATACATGTAGGTTGTGTGATTACTTATCCTGATGAATTTATGATCTTGAATGATAATAAATTTGTATGTCGTGCGATTGACAATCGTATGGGAGGGTTTATGATTGCCGAAGTGGCTCGTTTGCTACATGAAAACAAAATAAAACTTCCGTTTGGATTGTACATTACCAATTCTGTTCAAGAAGAGGTAGGTTTACGTGGTGCTGAAATGATAACCCAAACGATCAAACCTAATGTTGCTATTGTAACTGATGTATGTCATGACTCTACAACTCCTATGATTGAAAAGAAAATTGAAGGGGAAACAAAAATTGGAAAAGGACCTGTTGTAACTTATGCTCCTGCGGTACAAAACAACTTGAGAGAACTTATATTGGATACTGCCGAGGAAAAGAAAATTCCGTTTCAACGATTGGCTTCTTCTAGAGTTACTGGTACAGATACCGATGCTTTTGCTTATAGTAATGGCGGTGTTGCTTCGGCTTTGATTTCGTTACCGTTGCGTTATATGCATACCACTGTTGAAATGGTACACCGTGATGATGTGGAAAATGTGATTAAATTGATCTACGAAACACTTTTGAAATTAGAGAATAACGAGACTTTCTCTTATTTTAAATAG
- a CDS encoding HAMP domain-containing sensor histidine kinase has translation MTLKTRISLLVSILFAALYGIACVFIFVLASNFREEEFIDRLEVKALKTLKFLSDHKNPNYELLRTIDNNSVYKLNDEKTLIFDSNFKLMYSNVEGKKIDWNGADLKYLKVHKSFLKKQGQNEFYGIFIDTHAKDYYVLISANDRYGNRKMVYLQYILIISYFAFTLICWLLTSWMVHKAILPLGLFHQKIKKINENNLDTRIESKSSKNEIDLIANEFNFMMDRIELSYQGQKDFTAHASHELRTPLSRITSQIENKISDQSTTDDAKKFLLVILSDMNHLTELIHSLLILSKTEISRTAEKELIRIDEVLFSSIEKINKSYPDFKISFEIEDSEHLENALEIRGNRNLLDIALTNVLKNACVYSTNKQAEVIISCDEKSLIISVSNIGKTLNKKEQLHLFQPFMRGENANGTTGFGLGLIIVQRILNIHQAQIHYSIPKEHTNLFQINFRF, from the coding sequence ATGACATTAAAAACTAGAATTTCTCTATTGGTAAGTATTTTATTTGCTGCTCTTTATGGAATAGCATGTGTTTTTATATTTGTTCTGGCTTCCAATTTTAGAGAAGAGGAATTTATAGACCGTCTTGAAGTAAAGGCGCTCAAAACCTTGAAGTTTTTATCTGACCATAAAAATCCAAACTATGAACTATTGCGTACAATAGACAATAATTCGGTTTATAAATTAAATGATGAAAAAACATTAATTTTTGATTCGAATTTTAAACTTATGTATAGCAATGTTGAAGGAAAAAAAATAGACTGGAATGGTGCTGATTTAAAATATTTAAAAGTTCACAAGTCTTTTTTAAAAAAACAGGGGCAAAATGAGTTTTATGGGATTTTTATAGATACCCATGCAAAAGATTACTATGTTTTGATCTCTGCAAATGACCGATATGGAAATCGTAAAATGGTATATCTACAATACATTTTAATAATTTCTTACTTTGCGTTTACTTTAATTTGTTGGTTACTTACTTCCTGGATGGTACATAAAGCAATACTACCATTGGGATTATTTCATCAAAAAATAAAAAAAATTAACGAAAACAATCTTGACACGCGAATTGAGTCCAAAAGCAGCAAAAACGAAATTGACTTAATTGCTAATGAATTCAATTTTATGATGGATCGAATTGAGCTATCCTATCAAGGTCAAAAGGATTTTACCGCTCATGCTTCTCATGAACTACGCACTCCTCTGTCTAGAATTACATCACAAATAGAAAATAAAATAAGTGATCAATCTACAACTGATGACGCAAAGAAATTCCTTTTGGTAATTCTATCAGATATGAATCATTTAACAGAATTAATTCATTCTCTATTAATTTTATCAAAAACAGAAATTAGTAGAACGGCTGAAAAAGAATTAATAAGGATAGACGAGGTTTTATTCAGCTCTATCGAAAAAATCAATAAATCTTATCCTGATTTTAAAATTTCTTTTGAAATTGAAGATAGTGAACATCTTGAAAATGCACTAGAAATAAGAGGAAATAGAAATTTACTCGACATAGCCTTAACTAATGTGCTTAAAAATGCTTGTGTTTATTCTACCAATAAACAGGCTGAAGTAATTATAAGTTGTGATGAAAAAAGTCTAATTATTTCGGTCTCAAATATTGGAAAAACCTTAAACAAAAAAGAACAACTACATCTTTTTCAGCCTTTTATGCGTGGCGAAAACGCAAATGGCACGACAGGGTTTGGACTTGGCTTAATTATCGTACAACGCATTTTGAACATTCATCAAGCTCAAATTCATTATAGTATTCCTAAGGAACATACCAACCTCTTTCAGATAAACTTCCGGTTTTAA
- the lysA gene encoding diaminopimelate decarboxylase, which produces MQPKDLLQLSEQFGSPLYVYDADKIKSQYNRLTKAFSKVEKLRINYAMKALSNVAILQLLEGMGSGLDTVSIQEVQLGLHAGYSPERIFYTPNGVSLEEIEEVNALGVQINIDNLSILEQFGAKHPNVPVCIRINPHVMAGGNANISVGHIDSKFGISVHQLPHLVRIVENTKMNIVGIHMHTGSDILDIEVFLYAAEILFDAARHFKNLDFLDFGSGFKVPYKKDDIETDIEELGKKLSKRFNEFCTEYGKNLTLIFEPGKFLVSEAGQFLAKVNVIKQTTSTVFAGIDSGFNHLIRPMFYGSSHHIENISNPKGKERFYSVVGYICETDTFANNRRISELKEGDILSFKNAGAYCYSMASNYNSRYRPAEVLWMNGQGHLIRAHETFEDLIKNQIGLPQIATAQ; this is translated from the coding sequence ATGCAACCAAAAGACTTACTTCAACTATCTGAACAATTTGGCTCACCACTATATGTTTATGATGCCGATAAAATAAAATCGCAATACAATCGTTTAACCAAAGCTTTCTCTAAAGTAGAAAAATTACGTATCAACTACGCAATGAAGGCTTTATCTAATGTGGCTATCCTACAATTATTAGAAGGAATGGGTTCTGGTTTAGATACTGTTTCTATTCAAGAAGTACAATTAGGACTTCATGCGGGATATTCTCCCGAGCGTATTTTTTATACACCAAACGGGGTTTCACTTGAAGAAATTGAAGAAGTAAATGCACTAGGAGTACAAATCAATATCGATAACCTTTCAATACTAGAACAATTTGGAGCTAAACATCCTAATGTTCCTGTTTGTATTCGTATTAACCCACACGTAATGGCTGGAGGGAATGCTAATATTTCTGTTGGTCATATCGACAGTAAATTTGGTATTTCGGTACACCAATTGCCTCACTTGGTACGTATTGTTGAAAACACAAAAATGAACATCGTAGGTATCCACATGCATACAGGTTCTGATATCTTGGATATTGAAGTGTTTTTATACGCTGCTGAAATCTTATTTGACGCTGCAAGACATTTCAAAAACTTAGACTTTTTAGATTTTGGAAGTGGATTTAAAGTTCCTTATAAAAAAGACGATATCGAAACTGATATTGAAGAATTAGGTAAAAAATTATCAAAAAGGTTCAATGAGTTTTGTACTGAATACGGTAAAAACTTAACCTTAATCTTTGAACCAGGTAAGTTTTTAGTGAGCGAAGCGGGTCAGTTTTTGGCTAAAGTAAATGTGATCAAACAAACAACTTCAACTGTATTTGCTGGAATTGATAGTGGATTCAACCATTTGATACGTCCGATGTTTTACGGTTCATCACACCATATTGAAAACATTTCTAATCCTAAAGGAAAAGAGCGTTTTTACTCTGTTGTTGGGTATATCTGTGAAACGGATACTTTTGCAAACAACAGACGTATCTCAGAATTAAAAGAAGGTGATATTCTAAGTTTTAAAAATGCTGGAGCTTATTGTTATTCTATGGCTTCCAACTACAACTCAAGATACAGACCTGCTGAAGTTTTATGGATGAATGGACAAGGACATCTAATTCGTGCTCATGAGACATTTGAAGATTTAATCAAAAATCAAATTGGCTTACCACAAATAGCTACTGCTCAATAA
- a CDS encoding TolC family protein: protein MKKQLGLLLLLFGLQCLQAQTSLTLKECETQFLKNNLVLLAQHYNIDAAQALTIQAKIWDNPIVSADLNAYNPEAQKYFDNGKQGAKAFSISQIIYLGGKKANEVKLSKANEQIAEIEFNDLLRNLKLQLRKSFFTIYYNLKKIETTDKQLVHIEDLVTSYSAQVKKGNLPLKDLIRLQSLYLNFKNERLEVLSTNYEEQANLKLLLNKVERVIPVLENSEFEKYNKEMLFDVKNLKDIAVTTRPDYLLSKKNIEATELNIKLQKSLAIPDITLGVGYTQRGAAFDNQKNITLAIPLPLWNKNKGNIQYAKTLFEQSKTEQEKTTIELETEIIMNINKWADARKSYNQIGMSNPDEFEQVYQGVVSNFKKSNLSILEFTDFMESYNQSIIQLNELKKKVVLSAEELNCTINKDLF from the coding sequence ATGAAAAAACAATTAGGACTCTTACTCCTACTCTTTGGTTTACAATGTCTGCAGGCTCAAACTTCACTTACGCTTAAGGAATGTGAAACTCAATTTTTGAAAAATAATTTAGTTTTACTTGCACAGCATTATAATATTGATGCGGCACAAGCATTAACTATTCAGGCTAAAATATGGGACAATCCAATTGTAAGCGCTGACTTAAATGCTTACAATCCTGAAGCTCAAAAATATTTTGACAATGGGAAGCAAGGTGCAAAAGCATTTAGTATTTCACAAATTATCTATTTGGGTGGCAAAAAAGCTAATGAAGTAAAATTATCCAAGGCTAATGAGCAAATTGCTGAAATAGAATTCAATGATTTACTTCGAAATCTTAAATTACAATTAAGAAAGAGTTTCTTCACTATCTATTACAATCTTAAGAAAATTGAAACTACAGATAAACAATTAGTTCATATTGAGGACTTGGTCACGTCATATTCTGCACAGGTGAAGAAAGGTAATTTACCCCTTAAAGACCTAATACGTTTACAATCTTTATATCTAAATTTTAAAAATGAAAGATTAGAGGTTCTCAGTACTAATTATGAAGAACAAGCCAATCTAAAATTATTATTAAACAAAGTAGAACGTGTTATTCCTGTATTAGAAAATTCAGAATTTGAAAAATACAATAAGGAAATGCTTTTTGATGTAAAAAACCTAAAGGATATCGCAGTTACTACAAGACCTGATTATTTGTTGAGCAAAAAGAATATCGAAGCCACTGAACTCAACATCAAATTACAAAAATCACTTGCCATACCAGATATAACATTAGGAGTAGGATATACTCAAAGAGGCGCTGCATTTGATAACCAAAAAAATATTACTCTCGCTATCCCGTTGCCTTTATGGAATAAAAACAAAGGAAATATTCAATATGCCAAGACTCTTTTTGAGCAATCAAAAACAGAACAAGAAAAAACTACTATTGAATTGGAAACTGAAATCATCATGAATATCAATAAATGGGCTGATGCAAGAAAGAGCTACAATCAAATAGGAATGAGTAATCCAGATGAATTTGAACAAGTGTACCAAGGTGTAGTCTCCAATTTTAAAAAAAGTAACCTTAGCATATTGGAGTTTACTGATTTTATGGAAAGCTATAATCAATCCATTATCCAATTGAATGAATTAAAGAAAAAAGTAGTTCTTTCAGCCGAAGAGCTTAATTGTACTATCAACAAAGATTTATTTTAA
- the pafA gene encoding alkaline phosphatase PafA, with protein sequence MKNFFSLSLFSFLLQLGAQERPKLVVGIVVDQMKMEYLYRFQDDFSENGFKKLMNNGYVFHNMHFNYMPTYTGPGHASVYTGTTPSVHGILANDWFDRSVGKSRYCAEDESVALLGEGNKKEGMMSPVNLQTTTITDELRLDTNFKGKVIGISIKDRGAILPAGHFANWAFWLSDTGNFISSSFYGSQLPDWVVQFNDKKQYVSYLNKDWNLLKPESVYNESLADDNDYEGLLFGSKKPIFPYDLKSMYEKNGPRVIKSTPFGNNFLADFAKETIVNEKLGADSDTDFLTVSFSSTDYVGHLTSSRSREIQDTYLRLDETIADFLSYLDKKVGKGNYLLFLTADHAAEENSSFLKDHKYNVQNGNSKELVSGLREYSKNTFGVDVILNYSNDNLFFDKKIIKEKGIELTKVKTLFKEYLMTYPHIKRVYSEEEILAGSGSDYFLSFISKGYDPKQSGDLVILDKPGGHGGKGTSHGAPYVYDTHVPAIFYGWHIKKGESFDKKVITQIAPTIAQKIKVSFPNGTEANVLSEVLEK encoded by the coding sequence ATGAAAAATTTTTTCTCACTTTCTCTCTTTTCATTTTTACTTCAGCTAGGTGCTCAAGAACGTCCTAAATTGGTGGTAGGAATTGTAGTTGACCAAATGAAAATGGAATATTTATATCGTTTTCAAGATGATTTTTCGGAGAATGGTTTTAAAAAATTGATGAATAATGGTTATGTTTTTCATAACATGCATTTCAATTATATGCCAACTTATACTGGGCCAGGGCACGCATCTGTTTATACAGGAACTACTCCTTCTGTTCACGGGATACTTGCCAATGATTGGTTTGATAGATCAGTTGGGAAATCAAGGTATTGTGCAGAAGACGAATCGGTAGCTTTGTTAGGTGAAGGAAATAAAAAAGAGGGGATGATGTCTCCTGTTAATTTGCAAACCACTACCATTACTGACGAATTGCGCTTGGATACCAATTTTAAGGGTAAAGTAATCGGAATTAGTATAAAAGATCGTGGTGCAATTTTGCCAGCTGGTCATTTTGCAAATTGGGCTTTTTGGCTTAGCGATACGGGAAATTTTATTTCTAGTAGTTTTTATGGTTCTCAATTACCTGATTGGGTAGTTCAGTTTAATGATAAAAAACAATATGTTTCTTATTTAAATAAAGATTGGAATTTGTTAAAACCAGAATCGGTTTATAATGAAAGTTTGGCGGATGATAATGATTATGAAGGACTTTTGTTTGGCAGTAAGAAACCTATTTTTCCTTATGATTTAAAATCAATGTATGAAAAAAATGGTCCTAGAGTTATAAAATCAACTCCGTTTGGGAATAATTTTTTAGCTGATTTTGCAAAAGAAACGATTGTTAATGAAAAATTAGGTGCGGATAGTGATACTGATTTTTTAACGGTTAGCTTTTCTTCAACCGATTACGTTGGACATTTGACAAGTTCTCGTTCCAGAGAGATACAAGACACTTATTTACGGCTAGACGAGACTATTGCAGACTTTCTTTCCTATTTAGATAAAAAGGTAGGGAAAGGTAATTATCTGCTTTTTTTGACTGCTGATCATGCTGCAGAGGAGAATTCTAGTTTCCTGAAAGATCATAAATATAATGTACAAAATGGCAATTCAAAAGAGTTGGTAAGTGGGCTTCGTGAATATTCAAAAAATACGTTTGGGGTGGATGTTATATTAAATTACTCCAATGATAATTTGTTTTTTGATAAAAAAATAATAAAAGAAAAGGGAATTGAATTAACTAAGGTTAAAACCTTATTTAAAGAGTATTTAATGACTTATCCACATATAAAAAGAGTGTATTCAGAGGAAGAAATACTTGCTGGTTCAGGATCAGATTATTTTCTAAGCTTTATTTCAAAAGGTTATGATCCTAAACAGAGTGGGGATTTAGTTATTCTTGATAAACCTGGTGGACATGGAGGTAAAGGTACTTCTCACGGAGCTCCTTATGTCTATGATACGCATGTACCAGCGATTTTTTATGGATGGCATATTAAAAAAGGTGAGTCTTTTGATAAAAAAGTGATAACTCAAATTGCTCCAACAATTGCTCAAAAAATAAAGGTGTCTTTCCCTAATGGCACAGAAGCGAATGTATTGTCTGAGGTTTTAGAAAAATAG
- a CDS encoding LLM class flavin-dependent oxidoreductase: MNDKPIAYSILDLAVVTKGSSINDTIKNTVSLAQKAEEFGYTRYWLAEHHNMPAIASTATAILIGHVAQATTTLKLGSGGIMLPNHSPLIVAEQFGTLGTMYPNRIDLGIGRAPGTDQETARAIRSDFMDAAHSFPEEIEKIQKYFSINNQNAKVRAPVAEGVSVPIFILGSSTDSAHLAARKGLPYAFASHFATAQLFPALEIYRKEFMPSPELEKPYILAGINIFVADTDQEAERMATSFIKMIVSLLTGAKREALDEACDMTPELRETLEHPAVKQMTLYTFIGSKSKVKNELKDFLDKTGVDELIVTTNCHNQKSRIKSYQLVAEIINELNDDK; the protein is encoded by the coding sequence ATGAACGACAAACCTATTGCTTATTCAATTTTAGATCTTGCGGTTGTTACCAAAGGAAGTTCTATTAATGATACCATTAAAAATACGGTTAGCCTAGCTCAAAAAGCGGAAGAATTTGGTTATACACGCTATTGGTTAGCAGAACATCACAATATGCCTGCGATTGCAAGTACTGCTACCGCTATTTTGATTGGTCATGTTGCACAAGCTACCACTACTTTGAAACTGGGTTCTGGCGGAATTATGCTTCCTAACCACTCCCCACTTATTGTTGCAGAACAGTTTGGAACTTTGGGAACAATGTACCCTAACCGAATCGATTTGGGCATAGGAAGAGCACCTGGAACGGACCAAGAAACGGCTCGAGCGATTCGGTCTGATTTTATGGATGCAGCGCATTCCTTTCCGGAAGAGATAGAAAAGATTCAAAAATATTTCTCTATAAACAATCAAAATGCTAAAGTAAGAGCTCCAGTAGCCGAAGGCGTTTCTGTTCCTATTTTCATACTAGGTTCGAGTACTGACAGTGCCCATTTGGCAGCAAGAAAAGGACTTCCTTATGCTTTTGCGAGTCACTTTGCTACGGCACAATTGTTTCCTGCATTGGAAATTTACCGTAAGGAATTCATGCCTTCTCCAGAGCTTGAAAAACCGTATATATTGGCAGGAATTAATATTTTTGTTGCTGATACTGATCAAGAAGCCGAGCGAATGGCAACGTCATTTATCAAAATGATTGTTAGCTTGTTGACAGGTGCAAAAAGAGAAGCTCTTGATGAAGCTTGTGATATGACTCCAGAATTAAGAGAAACGCTAGAACACCCTGCTGTAAAACAAATGACTCTTTATACTTTTATTGGTTCTAAAAGCAAGGTAAAGAATGAACTAAAAGATTTTCTGGATAAAACAGGAGTAGATGAATTAATCGTTACAACCAATTGTCACAATCAAAAATCTAGAATAAAATCATACCAATTAGTGGCTGAGATCATCAATGAACTTAATGATGATAAATAA
- a CDS encoding response regulator transcription factor, with protein sequence MKILLLEDDFTLSKEINTFFTSKLFDCVPFYDGSLLIKKYKAFEYDLIILDINVPGRNGFEVCKAIRETDQKTPIIMLTAFNEIEDKLTSFDNGADDYLVKPFHFDELYARVNSLLRRKDIPQQKKESILIHDLELFETDMKIFRAGIEIKLTPKEFKLILMLANANGKVLSKATIADQLWDYHIETNQNTIEVYINFLRKKIDKDREIKLIHTKIGYGYYLSETE encoded by the coding sequence ATGAAAATTTTATTACTAGAGGATGATTTTACCTTATCAAAAGAGATTAACACCTTTTTTACTTCCAAATTATTTGACTGTGTTCCTTTTTATGATGGTTCATTACTTATAAAAAAGTACAAAGCCTTTGAATATGATTTGATTATTCTAGACATAAATGTACCTGGTCGCAACGGATTTGAAGTTTGCAAGGCTATTCGAGAAACTGATCAAAAAACGCCCATAATCATGCTTACTGCGTTTAATGAAATTGAGGACAAATTGACTTCATTTGATAACGGCGCTGACGATTATTTGGTAAAACCATTTCATTTTGATGAATTATACGCCAGAGTTAATTCATTATTGAGACGAAAAGACATTCCACAACAAAAAAAAGAGTCTATTCTTATTCATGATTTGGAATTGTTTGAGACGGACATGAAAATTTTTCGAGCTGGAATAGAAATAAAATTAACACCCAAAGAATTCAAACTTATTTTGATGCTTGCCAATGCCAATGGAAAAGTACTATCTAAGGCAACGATTGCAGATCAACTTTGGGATTATCATATTGAAACCAACCAAAACACTATTGAAGTTTATATTAATTTTTTGAGAAAAAAAATAGATAAAGACCGCGAGATAAAACTCATACATACCAAAATTGGATATGGATATTACTTAAGTGAAACTGAATGA
- a CDS encoding DUF4294 domain-containing protein, with translation MKFVFTLISCFVLSLSTFAQEIPVGPSKMVREIDESYEIGKDTIQLEEILISKEKLNPEAKKQFLILQNRVLVTYPYAKLTAERLVGLKKGMDKLSTAREKKKYFKIVEDYLTNEFEAKLKKLSRSQGRILVKLIHRQTGVTTFDLIKDLKSGWKAFWSNTAASVFDINLKSKYQPYDVNEDFLIESILFRAFNSGRLQNQPPANPVDMESLSDHWQAKAQESK, from the coding sequence ATGAAGTTTGTTTTTACACTTATAAGTTGTTTTGTCCTTTCATTAAGCACTTTTGCACAAGAAATTCCAGTTGGTCCGTCAAAAATGGTCCGTGAAATTGATGAATCGTATGAAATTGGAAAAGACACCATACAATTGGAGGAAATCCTTATTTCCAAAGAAAAATTAAACCCCGAAGCCAAAAAGCAATTCCTAATATTGCAAAACCGTGTTTTGGTAACCTATCCATATGCAAAACTAACAGCAGAACGATTAGTAGGTTTAAAAAAAGGAATGGACAAATTATCTACTGCTAGAGAAAAGAAAAAGTATTTCAAAATCGTAGAAGACTACCTTACTAATGAATTCGAAGCCAAACTCAAAAAATTATCTCGCAGTCAAGGACGAATCCTTGTGAAATTAATTCACCGTCAAACAGGTGTTACGACTTTTGACCTAATCAAAGATTTAAAAAGCGGTTGGAAAGCATTTTGGTCAAACACCGCAGCTAGTGTTTTTGATATTAATTTAAAATCAAAGTACCAACCATACGACGTCAACGAAGATTTTCTCATAGAATCAATTTTGTTCCGTGCATTCAATTCGGGACGATTGCAAAATCAACCTCCCGCAAACCCAGTTGACATGGAGAGTTTAAGTGATCATTGGCAAGCAAAAGCGCAAGAAAGTAAATAA